One genomic region from Rhizomicrobium palustre encodes:
- a CDS encoding aspartate-semialdehyde dehydrogenase — MKANPTVAIVGATGAVGAEFIGCIETRNFPVGKLKALASARSAGKTLPFRGQQVVIEELTEASFEGVDIALFSAGGSISKKFAPIAVKAGAVVVDNSSAFRMLEDVPLVIPEINANRIKDHKGIIANPNCATITALVPLWPVHKKNRIKRLIISTYQAASGAGAAAMAELADSTKAYLEGKPYEPKVLPHPYAFNLFSHNTAIEETGYNGEETKVIIETRKIFEDQQIAVNATCVRVPVLRAHSESITFECEAPITPEEVRALLIDAPGVKLVDDREKNYFPMPIDASGQGDVLVGRIRKDLSDPSGHSVSIFVAADQLLKGAALNAVQIAELL; from the coding sequence ATGAAAGCCAATCCCACTGTTGCCATCGTCGGCGCCACCGGCGCAGTCGGCGCCGAGTTCATCGGCTGCATCGAGACGCGCAATTTCCCGGTCGGCAAGCTGAAGGCGCTGGCCAGCGCCCGTTCTGCCGGCAAGACGCTGCCGTTCCGTGGGCAGCAGGTTGTCATCGAAGAGCTGACCGAAGCTTCCTTCGAAGGCGTCGATATCGCGCTGTTCTCGGCGGGCGGCTCCATCTCCAAGAAATTCGCCCCCATCGCCGTCAAGGCGGGCGCGGTGGTGGTCGACAACTCCTCGGCCTTCCGCATGCTGGAGGACGTGCCGCTGGTGATCCCGGAGATCAACGCGAACCGCATCAAGGATCACAAGGGCATCATCGCCAACCCCAACTGCGCCACCATCACCGCCCTGGTGCCGCTCTGGCCGGTGCATAAGAAGAACCGCATCAAGCGCCTGATCATTTCCACCTATCAGGCCGCCTCTGGCGCCGGTGCCGCGGCGATGGCCGAACTCGCCGACTCCACCAAGGCCTATCTTGAGGGCAAGCCTTACGAGCCCAAGGTGCTGCCGCATCCTTATGCCTTCAACCTCTTCAGCCATAACACCGCCATCGAAGAGACCGGCTATAATGGCGAGGAGACTAAGGTCATCATCGAGACCAGGAAGATCTTCGAAGACCAGCAAATTGCCGTGAACGCCACCTGCGTGCGCGTGCCGGTCTTACGTGCCCATTCGGAATCCATCACCTTCGAATGCGAAGCCCCGATCACCCCGGAAGAGGTGCGCGCGCTGCTGATCGATGCGCCGGGCGTGAAGCTGGTGGACGACCGCGAGAAGAACTATTTCCCCATGCCGATCGACGCGTCGGGGCAGGGCGATGTCCTGGTCGGGCGCATCCGCAAGGACCTCTCGGACCCCTCCGGCCATTCGGTCTCGATCTTCGTCGCCGCGGACCAGCTTCTGAAGGGCGCCGCCCTTAACGCGGTGCAGATCGCCGAACTTCTGTAA